A single genomic interval of Candidatus Bipolaricaulota bacterium harbors:
- a CDS encoding S-adenosylmethionine decarboxylase produces MVLEGFGDDPNIFKKRELMSRIEMFVSLLGLHIVKKTVHGFHPQGSSIVFILEESHIAVHVWPENSYIHIDLVTCSKKTIRQLKVANLFKLCFLLRKGRVLKFHY; encoded by the coding sequence ATGGTGCTAGAAGGTTTTGGCGATGATCCCAATATTTTTAAAAAAAGAGAACTTATGTCCAGAATAGAGATGTTTGTTTCTCTATTAGGTTTGCATATTGTAAAAAAAACAGTTCATGGATTTCATCCTCAAGGCAGTTCAATCGTTTTTATATTAGAGGAAAGCCATATTGCTGTACATGTCTGGCCCGAAAATTCTTACATACACATCGACTTAGTTACTTGTTCTAAAAAAACAATTCGTCAGTTAAAAGTAGCGAATCTATTTAAGCTATGCTTTTTGCTGAGAAAAGGGAGAGTGCTAAAGTTTCACTATTAG
- a CDS encoding 6-carboxytetrahydropterin synthase yields MKLVVSDFFHASHTLPDSSNLISKDCARLHGHTYLVKVEIESGELKNGMIADFKKIKDIIGIFDHRHVNDVFNEHGWNEPTTAENIAIFIKKKIAADFNFKTVSVSVCEGYMGEVLSSWIIV; encoded by the coding sequence ATGAAGCTTGTAGTATCAGATTTTTTCCATGCTTCTCACACACTGCCCGACAGCAGTAATTTGATTTCAAAGGATTGTGCGCGACTGCATGGGCATACTTATCTTGTGAAAGTAGAAATTGAATCGGGCGAATTAAAGAATGGCATGATTGCAGATTTTAAAAAAATCAAAGACATTATAGGAATTTTTGATCACAGACACGTTAATGATGTTTTTAACGAGCATGGCTGGAACGAGCCTACAACGGCGGAGAATATAGCAATATTTATAAAGAAAAAGATCGCTGCTGATTTTAATTTTAAAACTGTTTCAGTTTCAGTGTGTGAGGGATATATGGGAGAAGTGTTATCATCATGGATAATTGTTTAA
- a CDS encoding C39 family peptidase: MNKLTKIAFFPFLLIILSGCGRISLLANNLENEALTTEATPETTVESPATLEHAPAEQEVSLPATFDLDVAFASQAPFGNWELPYQEACEEASLITAYKYFAKQPLDAAIMDEELKKLVAWETTNLGLYTDTNVAEVARMAKEYFKLDVEISSDVSEQRIKEELVKGHLIILPASGRDLDNPNFTAPGPLFHMLVVRGYDRNEFITNDPGTRKGLKFKYKYDNLLSAVHDLYSENGIVFRPYEETETPDAEKSRKMRLGDRKMMIVKGL, translated from the coding sequence CAATCTTGAAAACGAGGCATTAACAACCGAAGCGACGCCAGAAACAACGGTAGAATCTCCCGCGACGCTTGAGCATGCCCCGGCTGAGCAAGAGGTTTCATTGCCCGCCACTTTTGATTTGGACGTGGCGTTCGCGTCGCAAGCGCCTTTTGGCAATTGGGAATTGCCGTATCAGGAAGCGTGCGAAGAAGCCAGCTTGATCACGGCATACAAATATTTCGCCAAACAGCCGCTGGACGCCGCCATTATGGATGAGGAATTGAAAAAATTGGTGGCTTGGGAAACGACCAATCTCGGCTTGTACACCGACACCAACGTGGCTGAGGTGGCTCGAATGGCCAAGGAATATTTTAAATTGGATGTTGAAATATCAAGCGATGTTTCGGAACAAAGAATAAAGGAAGAATTGGTCAAGGGACATTTGATCATTTTGCCGGCTTCGGGCCGCGACTTGGATAATCCCAATTTTACCGCTCCGGGCCCGCTGTTTCACATGTTGGTCGTTCGCGGATATGACAGAAACGAATTTATCACCAATGATCCGGGCACCAGAAAAGGATTGAAATTCAAATATAAATACGATAATTTGCTCTCGGCCGTTCATGATTTGTATTCGGAAAACGGCATTGTTTTCCGGCCTTATGAAGAGACGGAAACGCCTGACGCGGAAAAGTCAAGAAAAATGAGGCTGGGCGATCGGAAAATGATGATTGTAAAGGGTTTATAA